TACCGGTGTCAGCTTCTCTCTAAATCCCTTATTAAATTAGTTAGACCTTCAACGTCTTCCTTTTCCTTATCAACAAGCATACCAATTGTTTCGTGAACTTCCGACCACAATTTTGTCATCTGAAGTTGCTTACTGTCTAcaatatccatgtcatctgtACACTCCCCAGTACAACTATAGTCACCACTCTGCAATGCATCCTTTGTCCGTCTCCTAACAATTCCAGTATCCGGAATTTTTTTTACCCCATTACCAGAATAATCCAAATTATGTGCCTGCAGAGTAGTCCCTTCCTCTCAAAAAGTTTACAGGAACAACTCGCCTCAAATGTCCTTGAGTTAGCAAATGAAATTGAAACGTTCATGACTTACAGAAACTTTATTACTTACACTTTGAAACTTTAATACAGTTTCATGAAATTCTACTACTTCAACTACGTAAAACACTTTTTAACAAGTAATAAATCAACAAGGTACTAAATGCCTCATACCTGGGTTATACTGAACATCAAAATTACGGCCTCCCAATGAATCCTTCAAGGTAGTAACCTCTAAGTTGTTCGACTCCAAGAAACCCTTGCAACTAAATCCACCAATTGCGTTCTTTAACTCCTCTTGAAACTCCTCGAAGATATCATGTGTGTAAATCTTCgccccatcactctctattgccAACTTACTGCACAACTTAGGGTTTGATTGACGGTTTTCGTTATCAAGCCTCTTCTGGTTGTGTCTTTGTTGGTCCAAAGCACTTTCAAAGCGCATCTAAAACTCAACAAGAGTACCATTTCCGGCCTCAGACCTCTTGAAAAAACTGTTTTCACTCTCCGACCGTTGTGTCGTCCTCATAATTCCCCCCATTCTCAAGTCCTTACAATGCGTCATCACCCACTGCCTCCTTATATCATAGCAGTCCGTAAACCATTCAATGTCAGCGGGTACGTGTTCCTCCATTATTGCTGACCATCTATTGTCGAACTCCTCTGCTTCAAGTTCCTCGCCATACAATAGCATTTAACCTTTTTAGAAAAACCTGGTAATCTTTCCTTTTGCTACCATACTTACAGGGAACCTTATTCATAATGTGCCACATGCAGAACCGGTGCCGTGCTGTCATGAATTTTTCGGGTACTGACGCAATTATTCCAGGATCTTGATCTGTTATTATGTACTCTGGTTCCTTCCCCCCCATAGCAATCAAAAACCTCTCGAACAACCAATTAAACGATTCCGTATTTTCTTTCGCTATAAGGGCACAACAGAAATTATTGATCGTTTATGGTTGTCAACCCCTGTGAAGGGAGTGAAAACCATCTTGTACTTGTTAGTGGAGTAAGTAGGGTCGTAAGAAACTGCATCTCCAAAGACGGAGTAGTTCCTCCTAGCAATGCCATCCGCCCAAATTGCGCGGCGTAGGCTACCATCTACGTCAACATCATAGTCGAAGTAGAAACCTGGCCGGGTCTCTGCCATGTTCTTGAAGTGATCAATGAAAAGTTGTCCGTCCCTTTCATGAATAAAACACTTAATGTCTCTTTGGAAATTTTTGAAGTCGTTCAAACTAGCCCCTATATTGTGAAACCTGTTAACAACCTCCTTACACATTCTGTAAGTCCTTGTTGCTCCTATATTAAGCTGCAATGAATTAACAAACCAACGTCACAACAGAAATTAAATTCACACTCGAAACTTCAAACGTCTACTACTAATTTCTACCTATCAGTATTAGAAACTTTAACCCAGTTCAGGAAAATTCATACTCACAAGCGTAAATGTCATTGAAACTTTAAACGTTCCATTCCAAAATTCAACACTCATTTCTGAAAGTTTAACTCAGTTAATGGAAACTAAATTACAACATTATCTTCAGAAACTTTGTCCACAAACTTTCAAATTTAAAACCCCAAAACATGACACTTGAATTACGTCCCTGGCTTTTAACACCCAAGCTGAGTACTAAAACGTTAGACGTTAACTTTGCAATTTTAACGACAAATTTTGTAACTTCAACACAGTTCAGGTTTGCAAATGGCCACATATACCACTGAAACTTTAAACGGCAATTTTGAAAGTTTAACTCACACTTTGTGAAACATTAAATCAATTTCTGGAAATTCAACTACATATTTCAATAATGGAACTTTATACGTGAACTACGAAATTGTAATATACAAAATTTCAAACATCAACAACGTACAACATAAAAAGTCTGACACCATAATACACACTCAGTATTGAAACTTTAAACGTAAATTTTAAAACTTTAGCTCTGAAATTAAGAAATCTAAGTTACCAACCCTTGAATTTGAGACAATTAGTCCCATGTGATACT
The Silene latifolia isolate original U9 population chromosome 11, ASM4854445v1, whole genome shotgun sequence genome window above contains:
- the LOC141613525 gene encoding uncharacterized protein LOC141613525, which gives rise to MRFESALDQQRHNQKRLDNENRQSNPKLCSKLAIESDGAKIYTHDIFEEFQEELKNAIGGFSCKGFLESNNLEVTTLKDSLGGRNFDVQYNPVEVVEFHETVLKFQSVSNKVSAHNLDYSGNGVKKIPDTGIVRRRTKDALQSGDYSCTGECTDDMDIVDSKQLQMTKLWSEVHETIGMLVDKEKEDVEGLTNLIRDLERS
- the LOC141613526 gene encoding protein FAR1-RELATED SEQUENCE 5-like; protein product: MADMEIVAYEAVENGTVDADDKTIPPVSEEELCKQLEDVFTPYIGMEFGDIEEAITFYKVYALGIGFDVRKYTTKKWCDGTIKSKLLVCNREGFTKSSNESTSKEEDGGRQERRNKLKRMGCKAWMRLFSKNGVLLVNRFHEEHNHKLVAVKDREFQKLSKNISKYHMGLIVSNSRTFYVWYMWPFANLNCVEVTKFVVKIAKLTSNVLVLSLGVKSQGQMSVEFWNGTFKVSMTFTLLNIGATRTYRMCKEVVNRFHNIGASLNDFKNFQRDIKCFIHERDGQLFIDHFKNMAETRPGFYFDYDVDVDGSLRRAIWADGIARRNYSVFGDAVSYDPTYSTNKYKMVFTPFTGVDNHKRSIISVVPL